One window from the genome of Anaerococcus sp. Marseille-Q7828 encodes:
- a CDS encoding TSUP family transporter, which produces MIIIYLLIIFLTNIVQVVSGFAGTMLAMPFSVRIIGYEQSRFILNLLGLLASIYIVINNIRLVDFKKTIKIIIIMILGIIASRFFNNNLQFNILMKLYGLLIIGVAINQFVGKDISISNLQGILILFLSGVIHGLFVSGGALLVIYASNIFKTKDEFRSNLSLVWVFLNTILLASMIKENIRIDYGLTLKSIVAMIAAFVVGNWILPKIDLKLFKKVTNVLLLITGLSILL; this is translated from the coding sequence ATGATAATAATATATCTTCTGATAATTTTTCTAACTAATATAGTCCAAGTAGTATCGGGATTTGCGGGCACTATGCTCGCAATGCCATTCTCTGTAAGAATAATAGGATATGAACAATCTAGATTTATTTTAAATCTATTAGGCCTATTAGCTTCAATATATATTGTTATTAATAATATAAGATTAGTAGATTTTAAGAAAACAATCAAAATAATTATCATTATGATTCTAGGTATAATCGCCTCACGTTTCTTTAATAACAATCTACAATTCAATATACTAATGAAATTATATGGATTACTAATAATCGGAGTTGCAATAAATCAATTTGTTGGCAAGGATATTAGCATTAGTAATTTGCAAGGTATTCTAATCTTATTTCTTTCAGGAGTTATACATGGTTTATTTGTATCTGGAGGAGCTTTACTAGTTATATATGCTAGTAATATTTTTAAAACTAAAGATGAATTTAGATCTAATTTATCTTTAGTTTGGGTATTTTTAAATACTATTCTTTTGGCAAGTATGATTAAAGAAAATATCAGAATAGATTATGGATTAACATTGAAATCAATTGTAGCTATGATTGCTGCATTTGTTGTGGGAAATTGGATACTGCCTAAGATAGATTTAAAATTATTTAAAAAAGTCACAAATGTTTTATTACTCATAACTGGATTATCAATTTTACTATAG
- a CDS encoding ABC transporter ATP-binding protein yields MNVLKLEDIYKSFGEKDVLNGISFSVEKGEILGLLGVSGSGKSTVFNIISGNIKPNKGKVFIDGKETTGETGHVSYMLQKDLLFDHMKVVDNAALALRIKGMDKKKARETASSYFKEFGLENQEDKYPRELSGGMRQRVALLRTYLNKEPIILLDEPFSALDKLTKDKLHNWFLDIIKKYQMTGIFISHDIDEAIYLSDRILILKTDGKLHDQVVIKEKNRDESFKLSDEFLNYKREIAKKLENS; encoded by the coding sequence ATGAATGTACTAAAATTAGAAGATATTTATAAAAGTTTTGGCGAAAAAGATGTGCTAAATGGCATATCTTTTTCTGTCGAAAAGGGAGAAATCCTTGGCCTGCTAGGAGTAAGTGGCAGCGGCAAATCTACAGTTTTCAATATAATATCTGGAAATATTAAGCCAAATAAAGGCAAGGTTTTTATAGATGGCAAGGAAACAACAGGAGAAACTGGACATGTTTCCTATATGCTACAAAAAGATTTGCTCTTTGATCATATGAAGGTAGTGGACAATGCTGCCCTTGCCCTTAGGATTAAAGGCATGGACAAAAAGAAAGCAAGAGAGACTGCAAGTTCTTATTTTAAAGAATTTGGCCTAGAAAATCAAGAAGATAAATATCCTAGAGAGCTTTCTGGTGGTATGAGGCAAAGAGTGGCCTTGCTTAGGACCTACCTAAACAAAGAGCCAATCATCTTGCTAGACGAGCCTTTCTCAGCCCTTGATAAACTCACCAAAGATAAGCTGCACAATTGGTTTTTGGATATAATAAAAAAATACCAAATGACTGGCATATTCATAAGTCATGACATAGACGAAGCAATTTATCTTTCTGACAGGATATTAATATTAAAAACTGATGGCAAACTTCATGACCAAGTTGTAATCAAAGAAAAAAATAGAGACGAGAGTTTCAAGCTTTCAGATGAGTTTTTAAACTACAAAAGAGAAATTGCAAAAAAACTAGAAAATTCATAA
- a CDS encoding ABC transporter permease — MKTKQRNIGNKLIPISLFIILVIVWEYIVATGRVERYILPAPSDIVEVLAKESQVLFDHSRVTIKETLLGLMIGVGIGFILAILMDRFKFVRAAFYPFIVLSQTIPTVAIAPILVIWFGYEMLPKVILIVLTTFYPIAMGVYDALQQIDKDYLVLLDSMKASSLDKYKYAKIPMIGPNFFSSLKISSSYAVIAAVVSEWLGGFMGLGVYMTRVRKAYALDKMFAVIIITSLLSMVLVGIVTIIERSILKWNYVNEKE, encoded by the coding sequence TTGAAGACAAAACAAAGAAATATAGGAAATAAGCTAATACCCATATCCTTATTTATAATCCTAGTTATCGTATGGGAATATATTGTGGCCACTGGCAGGGTAGAAAGATATATTTTGCCAGCTCCAAGTGATATTGTTGAGGTCTTGGCCAAAGAGAGTCAGGTTTTATTTGACCACAGCCGAGTCACTATCAAAGAAACCTTACTGGGGCTTATGATAGGGGTAGGGATTGGATTTATTCTTGCCATACTTATGGATAGGTTCAAATTTGTAAGAGCTGCCTTTTATCCATTTATAGTTTTATCTCAAACTATACCAACGGTTGCTATTGCACCAATTCTAGTCATCTGGTTTGGATATGAGATGCTACCAAAGGTAATTTTGATAGTGCTAACAACTTTCTATCCTATAGCTATGGGTGTTTATGATGCCCTCCAGCAAATTGACAAAGATTACTTGGTATTGCTCGATAGTATGAAAGCTAGTAGCTTAGATAAATATAAGTATGCAAAGATACCGATGATTGGCCCAAACTTTTTCTCATCCCTAAAGATTTCTAGCTCCTATGCAGTGATTGCAGCTGTTGTTTCAGAGTGGCTGGGAGGCTTTATGGGACTAGGAGTTTATATGACCAGGGTAAGAAAGGCCTATGCCCTGGACAAGATGTTTGCGGTAATAATAATTACATCACTATTAAGTATGGTTTTAGTTGGAATTGTCACAATAATTGAAAGATCCATTTTGAAATGGAATTATGTAAATGAAAAGGAATAA
- a CDS encoding solute:sodium symporter family transporter, with translation MNFWFTLITFIIVTAFVTIYASKKVTDDDSTTSKGYFLAGSGLSGIVIAGSMMLTNLSAENLVGLSGQSYSANMSGMAWESTAVIATIVMAMIFLPIYLKKGYTTLPEFMEERYDLTIKRVISLLFLIGYLVIGIPVCLYAGAIGFTQIFDLSAMLGVSQQTAITIIIVLVGVVGAILAVFGGLKAVAVSDTINGVLLLIGAVLVLFFGLSYLGGQYNGGIAEGINDILVNAPEKLNAVGKKGDPVPFSTLFTGMILANLFYWGTNQVLIQRTLGAKNLKEGQKGVLLSGFLKMIVPLFMVLPGIIAFRLAPGLENSDFAYPTLVGMVLPWPLLGIFCAALFGAIVSTYNSFLNSASTIFMLDFYKPFINPDIEDRELVRKSKIFGTIFAVFAIVFSPMLQNMDSGLYDFGRSFTGFYNIPIITLVLLGMFTKWSNPLGAKIAIIWHILFYSGYKFWFKALNSTFLNKILEIQFIHTYAISFVVMVLIIYLCSFIDKDRSTFNLNDGRHDSYDMTPWELRKPVAIFLVSMLVYNYLLLSPMGLAAPGNNLSFVRTITFILIIIGIGVLIACNKIKKGAKNEINTKK, from the coding sequence ATGAATTTTTGGTTTACACTGATAACATTTATAATAGTTACGGCCTTTGTAACTATATATGCATCAAAGAAAGTCACAGATGATGATAGTACAACTTCAAAAGGATATTTTTTAGCGGGCAGTGGTCTTTCTGGAATTGTAATAGCTGGTTCTATGATGCTTACTAATTTGTCGGCAGAGAACTTAGTTGGTTTATCTGGTCAATCATATAGTGCTAATATGTCCGGTATGGCATGGGAGTCAACGGCTGTAATTGCAACTATAGTAATGGCTATGATATTTTTACCTATATATTTAAAAAAAGGGTATACTACATTACCAGAGTTTATGGAAGAAAGATATGATTTAACAATAAAAAGAGTAATTTCATTATTGTTTCTCATAGGATATCTTGTAATTGGAATTCCTGTATGTTTGTATGCAGGTGCTATAGGTTTTACACAGATTTTTGACTTGTCAGCTATGTTGGGAGTTAGTCAACAAACAGCTATAACTATAATTATAGTACTAGTAGGTGTAGTTGGTGCTATATTGGCAGTATTTGGCGGTTTAAAAGCTGTAGCTGTGTCTGACACAATAAATGGAGTTTTGTTATTAATAGGGGCAGTATTAGTACTATTTTTTGGATTGAGTTATCTAGGTGGACAATATAATGGAGGAATTGCAGAAGGAATTAATGATATTCTAGTAAATGCTCCAGAAAAATTAAATGCAGTAGGTAAAAAAGGAGATCCTGTACCATTTTCAACTTTATTTACTGGAATGATACTTGCGAACCTTTTCTACTGGGGGACTAATCAAGTATTAATTCAAAGAACTCTTGGTGCAAAAAACCTTAAAGAAGGACAAAAAGGTGTTTTACTATCTGGATTTCTAAAAATGATAGTACCTTTATTTATGGTATTACCAGGAATAATTGCTTTTAGACTAGCTCCGGGATTGGAAAACTCCGACTTTGCTTATCCTACTTTAGTTGGTATGGTTCTTCCTTGGCCATTACTTGGAATTTTCTGCGCAGCTTTGTTTGGAGCCATTGTATCTACATACAATTCATTTTTAAACTCTGCTTCAACAATATTTATGTTAGATTTTTATAAGCCATTTATAAATCCTGATATAGAAGATAGAGAGTTGGTAAGAAAATCGAAAATTTTTGGAACGATATTTGCTGTATTTGCAATTGTATTCAGTCCTATGCTTCAAAATATGGATTCAGGACTGTATGATTTTGGAAGAAGTTTCACAGGCTTTTATAATATCCCTATAATTACCTTGGTACTATTAGGAATGTTTACAAAATGGTCAAATCCACTAGGCGCTAAGATAGCTATAATATGGCATATATTATTCTATTCTGGATATAAATTTTGGTTTAAAGCTTTGAATAGTACTTTCCTTAATAAAATTTTAGAAATCCAATTCATTCATACCTATGCAATAAGTTTTGTTGTTATGGTATTAATAATATATTTATGTTCATTCATAGACAAAGACAGATCTACATTTAATTTAAATGACGGTAGACATGATAGCTATGATATGACTCCTTGGGAATTGAGAAAGCCAGTTGCAATCTTTTTAGTGTCAATGTTAGTATATAATTATCTATTGCTATCTCCAATGGGCCTAGCTGCTCCTGGTAATAATTTATCATTTGTAAGAACAATAACATTTATTTTAATAATTATAGGAATTGGAGTTCTAATAGCTTGTAACAAAATTAAGAAGGGCGCAAAGAATGAAATTAATACAAAGAAATGA
- a CDS encoding NAD(P)-dependent oxidoreductase — MKIGFIGLGIMGESMSKRIIDLHDDEVFIFDINEDKIKQLEKEGGKACTSSKELANKSDIIITMVPTAKHSKEICSEIIDELEDSKIWIDMSTISPIESREIAKEVELKGAKFADAPVVKSKQAAIDGQLGIYVGSSEETFNKIKPILSYMGSNIIRMGEHGNGLVMKICHNALVAQIQNGVNETLSLASLMNISVDDFVTAISYGGGDNFYLSSKADNIKNESYNTAFSIENMNKDVNICLDLADKYEFNMPGVKVAHEVYKNAMDNGFEKDDFSKTYEIVRKH, encoded by the coding sequence ATGAAAATTGGATTTATTGGACTAGGAATAATGGGAGAATCAATGAGTAAAAGAATCATTGATTTACATGATGATGAAGTTTTTATATTCGATATAAATGAGGATAAAATAAAACAATTAGAAAAAGAAGGAGGCAAAGCTTGTACTAGCTCCAAAGAGTTAGCTAATAAATCGGACATTATTATAACTATGGTTCCAACTGCTAAACATAGTAAGGAGATTTGTTCGGAAATTATTGATGAATTAGAAGACAGTAAAATTTGGATTGATATGTCAACTATATCACCTATTGAATCAAGAGAGATTGCAAAAGAAGTTGAGTTAAAAGGTGCAAAATTTGCAGATGCCCCTGTAGTAAAATCTAAACAAGCAGCTATTGATGGACAACTAGGTATATATGTGGGATCATCTGAAGAAACATTTAACAAAATTAAACCAATATTATCATACATGGGTTCCAATATCATAAGAATGGGAGAGCATGGAAATGGACTTGTTATGAAAATATGTCATAACGCTTTAGTTGCTCAAATACAAAACGGAGTAAATGAAACATTGTCATTAGCTAGCCTTATGAACATATCCGTAGATGATTTTGTCACTGCAATTTCATATGGTGGGGGCGACAATTTCTATCTATCATCTAAAGCAGATAATATAAAAAATGAATCTTATAATACAGCATTTTCTATAGAAAATATGAATAAAGATGTTAATATTTGTTTGGATTTGGCTGATAAATATGAGTTTAATATGCCAGGCGTAAAAGTAGCTCATGAAGTATATAAAAATGCTATGGATAATGGATTTGAGAAAGATGATTTCTCAAAAACCTATGAAATAGTAAGGAAACACTAA
- a CDS encoding ABC transporter substrate-binding protein, with product MQKKIISGVLALLMTLTACGNNQEAAKSTETEEKNQEASTENKTEEVVEEEKDPESKELKKVTVVLDYTPNTNHTGLYVAKDKGFYEEKGFDVEIVQPPEDGAEALVASGKADFGVSYQDSLANVLAGDAKMPITAIAAIIQHNTSGIMSRKGEGIDRPKGLEGKRYSTWNSPVEQNTIKKVMEVDGGDFDKLQMIPASQLDEVAALREDQTDAIWIFEGWGKVNADVQDYPVDYWNFKDIDDTFDFYTPVLIANNDLIANEKDYVKDFVEATKKGYEFAIDNPKEAADILLANDDSLGKDIIYASQEFLSKEYKKDTDKWGIFDKDRWAKYYTWLNDNDLVEEKLDVNAGFTNEFVE from the coding sequence ATGCAAAAAAAGATTATATCAGGAGTGCTCGCACTACTAATGACTCTTACTGCTTGTGGAAATAACCAAGAAGCAGCAAAAAGTACAGAAACAGAAGAAAAAAATCAAGAAGCTAGCACAGAAAATAAGACAGAAGAAGTTGTAGAAGAAGAAAAAGACCCTGAATCAAAGGAACTTAAAAAAGTTACAGTAGTCCTAGACTACACACCAAATACCAACCACACAGGTCTTTATGTTGCAAAAGACAAAGGCTTTTATGAAGAAAAAGGCTTTGATGTAGAAATCGTTCAACCACCAGAAGATGGGGCAGAAGCACTAGTAGCATCAGGCAAGGCTGACTTTGGTGTATCCTACCAAGATTCCTTGGCAAATGTATTGGCAGGAGATGCAAAGATGCCAATAACAGCAATTGCGGCAATCATCCAACACAATACATCAGGTATTATGTCAAGAAAAGGTGAGGGAATAGATAGACCAAAAGGACTTGAGGGCAAGAGATACTCAACTTGGAACTCTCCAGTAGAACAAAATACAATCAAAAAAGTAATGGAAGTAGACGGCGGAGACTTTGACAAATTACAAATGATACCAGCAAGCCAACTTGATGAAGTTGCAGCCCTTCGTGAAGATCAAACAGATGCTATTTGGATTTTTGAAGGCTGGGGCAAGGTAAATGCTGACGTCCAAGATTATCCAGTAGATTATTGGAACTTCAAAGACATAGATGATACTTTTGACTTCTATACACCAGTTTTAATTGCAAACAATGATTTAATAGCAAATGAAAAAGACTATGTAAAAGACTTTGTAGAAGCGACTAAAAAAGGCTATGAATTTGCTATCGACAATCCTAAAGAAGCAGCAGACATCTTGCTTGCCAATGATGATTCTCTAGGAAAAGATATAATCTATGCTTCCCAAGAATTTTTGAGCAAGGAATACAAAAAAGATACTGACAAATGGGGCATCTTTGATAAGGATAGATGGGCAAAATACTACACTTGGTTAAACGACAATGACCTAGTAGAAGAAAAACTTGATGTAAATGCTGGATTTACTAACGAATTTGTAGAATGA
- a CDS encoding transaldolase family protein, with protein sequence MKYFLDSAKLDEIKYAYENYGIDGVTTNPRHIMNSGLSFYKVLEGLSNWVKEENLNGYKKFPISVEIDPSLIDSKDMIEMAREVSNICENFVIKIPCNEQGLIASRKLEEEGIRTNVTLVFSPSQALNAARCKALFVSPFIGWKEQNGEDCKKYIEDIVNIYKNYEYYKNTQIICAAVRNPKQIVDCALAGADIVTAGLGVFKDSFEHSYTDSGLKKFIDAWNNTDTEKEILK encoded by the coding sequence ATGAAATATTTTTTAGACAGTGCAAAATTAGATGAAATAAAATATGCTTATGAAAATTATGGAATTGATGGAGTTACTACAAACCCTAGACACATTATGAATTCAGGTTTATCTTTTTATAAAGTTTTAGAAGGATTATCTAATTGGGTAAAGGAAGAGAATCTAAATGGTTATAAAAAATTTCCTATTTCAGTAGAGATAGATCCATCATTAATAGATTCAAAAGATATGATTGAAATGGCAAGAGAAGTTAGTAATATATGTGAAAATTTCGTTATAAAGATTCCTTGTAATGAGCAAGGTCTCATTGCTAGTAGAAAGCTTGAGGAAGAAGGCATAAGAACTAATGTAACTTTAGTATTTTCACCATCACAAGCACTTAATGCGGCAAGGTGCAAAGCTTTATTTGTATCTCCTTTTATTGGTTGGAAGGAACAAAATGGAGAAGATTGCAAGAAATACATTGAAGATATAGTAAATATTTATAAAAATTATGAATACTATAAAAACACTCAAATTATATGTGCTGCAGTGAGAAATCCAAAGCAAATAGTAGACTGTGCGTTAGCAGGTGCAGATATTGTTACTGCTGGATTAGGTGTATTTAAAGATTCATTTGAACATTCCTATACAGATTCAGGGCTTAAAAAGTTTATAGATGCGTGGAATAATACAGATACTGAAAAGGAGATATTGAAATGA
- a CDS encoding ROK family protein produces the protein MNNKKFSELINTENKKKLIKILINESAESRVEIAKELNVSTASISKISEALINNDLIEEVGSIDQGKIGRKQIKLQIKSNQFLSIGIEVHSNYITFIVVDLNKNILESKSIQFEKLEQEHIDILIDNLKDIKVRYNETKILGWGLLLQGIIKNGESISLPIKDINKQIRDKVGVITFVENNIKGLAIAENFSKPNDVNYLFVRYGPGIGGVLSINGEVQNGLRNRAGEIGHVRYNHESKNKCPICNQYGCLESEINLNRIYKEKYNSHITSHDQINETFIKENYNKLLEYTSILARALSQAIDIIDPDYLLVAGKIFDNEQIFKNFVDEINRTKEINYLDRIKKIENYSEKVKLAPALLVISNYLNTN, from the coding sequence ATGAATAACAAAAAGTTTAGTGAATTGATTAATACGGAAAATAAAAAAAAATTAATTAAAATTCTAATAAATGAAAGCGCAGAGAGTCGTGTTGAAATAGCAAAAGAACTTAATGTAAGTACAGCTTCAATATCAAAAATATCAGAAGCTCTTATTAATAACGATCTAATCGAAGAAGTTGGTTCTATTGATCAAGGGAAAATAGGAAGAAAACAAATAAAATTACAAATAAAAAGTAATCAATTTTTATCAATAGGAATTGAAGTTCATTCTAATTATATAACCTTTATTGTTGTGGACCTTAACAAAAATATACTAGAATCAAAATCAATTCAGTTTGAAAAACTCGAACAAGAGCATATAGATATTTTAATTGACAATTTAAAAGATATTAAAGTAAGATATAATGAAACAAAAATTCTTGGTTGGGGGTTACTATTACAAGGGATTATCAAAAATGGCGAGTCCATTAGTTTGCCTATTAAGGATATAAACAAGCAAATTAGAGATAAAGTTGGTGTAATCACATTTGTTGAGAATAATATTAAAGGCCTTGCTATTGCTGAAAATTTTTCTAAACCTAATGATGTAAACTATCTTTTTGTAAGATATGGACCAGGAATAGGTGGGGTGTTATCTATAAATGGGGAAGTCCAAAATGGTTTAAGAAATAGGGCTGGAGAAATAGGCCATGTAAGATATAACCATGAATCAAAAAATAAATGTCCTATTTGTAATCAGTATGGCTGTCTTGAAAGCGAAATCAACCTTAATAGAATCTACAAAGAAAAGTATAACTCACATATAACCTCACATGATCAAATTAATGAAACCTTCATAAAAGAAAATTACAATAAACTTTTAGAGTATACAAGTATTTTAGCAAGAGCATTATCACAGGCTATAGACATTATAGATCCCGATTATTTATTAGTGGCTGGGAAAATATTTGATAATGAACAAATTTTTAAAAACTTCGTAGATGAAATTAATAGAACTAAAGAAATAAACTATTTAGATAGAATAAAGAAAATTGAAAATTATAGTGAAAAAGTTAAACTAGCCCCTGCCTTATTAGTTATTTCTAATTATTTGAATACAAATTAA
- a CDS encoding alpha-glucosidase, whose translation MKLIQRNDGFDIKFDNLILFTHKTMEPMIFIGSGFEKMDMYRGNFDIEDNLYSRLPLRDYNIISDDESQIEILFDNLIKMTIEEIDDKIHIKFEFKDKSFNRFWIRLNSFKEEKIYGLGEQMSYFNLKGKKFPIWTSEPGVGRDKSTYVTWRSDVENKAGGDYYWSNFPQATYISKSGYYFHLNSTAYSIFDFRADDYIEVEVWDLIDSITLGTASSLKETHRKLTNLLGRPPKLPEWIYNGLIIGAQGGSKRVGKILKDSLQNGIEVSAVWSQDWCGRKVTSFGKRVKWSWEYDSTYDPDLKEFIKNINGQGIEYLGYINPYILEGTPLYEEGENNGYFATNIDGGKYLVDFGEFYCGVVDFTNPEAFEWYKNIIKTNLIDFGMKGWMADFGEYLPIDVKLYNNNQAKIEHNNWPVLWAKCNYEAVKESGNLEKIVYFMRAGGAGSQKYCALLWAGDQSVDFSIHDGLISVVRGAISSAMTGMAITHSDIGGYTSLFGNVRTKELFLRWTEMAAFSPVMRTHEGNRPEENFQFYDDLDTMKFLARFTKIYKSLKNYIKYNVELASNYGIPVQKPLVLNYEDDEIAELVDTEYLFGDDILVAPIYQENSDSREVYLPDENWIHIWSGKEYKQGNYEIHAEIGYPPVFYKKDSNYSYIFEKIKDINN comes from the coding sequence ATGAAATTAATACAAAGAAATGATGGGTTTGATATAAAATTTGATAATTTGATTCTGTTTACCCATAAAACTATGGAGCCGATGATATTCATCGGTTCCGGTTTTGAAAAAATGGATATGTATAGAGGAAACTTTGACATAGAAGACAACCTATACTCTAGATTACCACTTAGAGATTACAATATAATAAGCGATGATGAATCGCAAATTGAAATACTATTTGATAATCTAATTAAAATGACTATAGAAGAAATTGATGACAAAATTCATATCAAATTTGAATTTAAAGACAAATCATTTAATAGGTTTTGGATTAGATTAAACTCATTTAAAGAAGAAAAAATATATGGTTTGGGCGAACAGATGAGTTATTTTAACCTTAAAGGGAAAAAATTTCCTATTTGGACGTCTGAACCAGGAGTAGGTAGAGATAAATCTACATACGTTACTTGGAGATCAGATGTAGAGAATAAAGCTGGCGGAGATTATTATTGGTCTAATTTTCCACAAGCAACTTATATTTCAAAAAGTGGATATTATTTTCACTTGAATTCAACAGCCTATTCAATATTTGATTTTAGAGCAGATGACTATATAGAAGTTGAAGTATGGGATCTTATAGATTCAATTACTTTGGGAACCGCATCAAGTTTAAAAGAAACTCATAGAAAATTAACTAATTTATTGGGTAGACCGCCTAAACTACCAGAATGGATATACAACGGCTTAATTATTGGAGCCCAGGGAGGAAGCAAAAGAGTAGGGAAAATTCTCAAAGATTCATTACAAAATGGAATAGAAGTTTCTGCTGTATGGAGTCAAGATTGGTGTGGGAGAAAAGTAACTTCATTTGGCAAAAGAGTTAAATGGTCTTGGGAGTACGACTCAACATATGATCCCGATTTAAAAGAGTTTATAAAGAATATAAATGGACAAGGTATAGAATACTTAGGTTATATAAATCCATACATTCTTGAAGGAACTCCTCTATATGAAGAAGGAGAAAATAATGGCTATTTTGCAACGAACATCGATGGTGGGAAATATTTAGTTGATTTTGGCGAATTTTATTGTGGAGTAGTAGATTTTACTAATCCAGAAGCTTTTGAATGGTATAAGAATATTATAAAAACTAATCTTATTGATTTTGGTATGAAAGGTTGGATGGCGGACTTCGGTGAGTATTTACCAATAGATGTGAAGCTATACAATAATAATCAAGCAAAAATTGAACACAATAATTGGCCTGTTTTATGGGCTAAATGTAATTATGAAGCAGTAAAAGAGTCAGGAAATTTAGAAAAAATAGTATATTTTATGAGGGCCGGTGGAGCTGGTAGTCAAAAATATTGTGCGTTACTATGGGCAGGCGATCAATCAGTAGATTTTTCGATACATGATGGGTTGATTTCAGTAGTAAGAGGAGCTATATCTTCTGCTATGACAGGAATGGCTATTACTCATTCTGATATTGGTGGATATACATCATTATTTGGAAATGTAAGGACCAAAGAACTTTTCTTAAGATGGACAGAAATGGCTGCATTTTCACCTGTGATGAGAACTCATGAAGGAAATAGACCTGAAGAAAATTTTCAATTTTATGATGATTTAGATACAATGAAATTCCTAGCTAGATTTACAAAAATATATAAATCTTTGAAAAATTATATAAAATATAATGTAGAGCTAGCATCTAATTATGGTATTCCAGTTCAAAAACCATTAGTTTTAAACTATGAAGATGATGAAATTGCTGAGTTAGTTGATACAGAGTATTTATTTGGAGATGATATATTAGTAGCTCCTATATACCAAGAAAATAGTGATAGTAGAGAAGTTTATTTACCTGATGAGAATTGGATTCATATTTGGTCTGGAAAAGAATATAAGCAAGGAAATTACGAAATACATGCTGAAATTGGATATCCTCCTGTATTTTATAAAAAAGATAGTAATTATTCCTATATTTTCGAAAAAATAAAGGATATAAATAATTGA
- a CDS encoding thiamine-binding protein, which translates to MRGSIAIQVLPDTNRDDVFNKVDKVIEYIASTGLDYEVSAFETSVDGEFDELMEIIKKAHELMLEEDMNGVNCYIKTSFRKDGDGWSIEDKTKKYRK; encoded by the coding sequence ATGAGAGGTTCTATAGCTATCCAGGTCTTACCTGATACAAATCGCGATGATGTTTTTAACAAGGTAGACAAGGTGATTGAATATATAGCCAGTACTGGCCTAGACTATGAAGTTTCTGCCTTTGAAACAAGTGTTGATGGTGAATTTGATGAGCTTATGGAAATAATAAAAAAAGCCCACGAGCTTATGCTAGAAGAAGACATGAATGGTGTAAATTGTTACATCAAAACAAGTTTTAGAAAAGATGGAGATGGTTGGTCCATTGAAGACAAAACAAAGAAATATAGGAAATAA
- a CDS encoding DUF4867 family protein yields the protein MRYISKNEIKLVTDSSFNKYGRVIDCNFHEIIDYLDNHTTIPDEGNQYVASDNGFENLNCYKEISEKYYGCQDIQFGYCNGKNNRLNALEYHSSNEINVAATDLILLLGDVRDIESNTYKTNKVEAFLLKRGQGIEIFTTTLHFSPIRTNEEGFKCAVFLPRFTNNDINFSGNDLLFKNNKWILTHPENEKLMNIGVKGRLIGENIEYKEE from the coding sequence ATGAGATACATTAGTAAAAATGAAATAAAACTAGTAACTGATTCTTCATTTAATAAATATGGAAGAGTTATAGATTGTAATTTTCATGAAATCATAGATTACCTAGATAATCACACAACTATTCCGGATGAAGGAAATCAATATGTAGCTAGTGACAATGGTTTTGAAAATCTTAATTGTTATAAAGAGATATCTGAAAAGTATTATGGTTGTCAAGATATACAATTCGGATACTGTAATGGAAAAAACAATCGATTGAATGCTTTAGAGTACCATTCTAGTAATGAAATTAATGTAGCGGCCACAGATTTAATCTTGTTATTAGGTGATGTTAGAGACATTGAATCAAATACCTATAAAACTAATAAAGTTGAAGCATTTTTACTTAAAAGAGGTCAAGGGATAGAGATATTTACAACGACTTTACATTTTTCTCCTATAAGAACAAATGAAGAAGGGTTTAAATGTGCAGTCTTTTTGCCTAGATTTACAAATAATGATATTAACTTTAGTGGAAACGATTTACTATTTAAAAATAATAAATGGATACTAACCCACCCTGAGAACGAGAAACTAATGAATATAGGAGTAAAAGGGCGATTAATTGGGGAAAATATTGAATATAAAGAGGAATGA